One genomic segment of Francisella persica ATCC VR-331 includes these proteins:
- a CDS encoding PLP-dependent cysteine synthase family protein: MLSLIGKTPIIKLKNIINNHNLYAKCEWLNPTGSIKDRVAKYILEDFIINKKISSKQAVVEASSGNMGTSLAAIGKLYGHPVYITCPAKTGQIKRIMIRSFGANLTICKDTADYKDKDFYVNKAKQIAKDINGILINQYDNQLNTECHYKTTGQEIVNYFLNQLFNIDYFITVGGSGGTITGCAKRIKEIYPQTKVIMPDPKGSVYYDIFHHGAPIQENIHSYKVEGPGNPVFCNSMNLSYIDEIIQFTDDQAIQGCHDLANEQGIYAGHSSGANYFVAKKLIEKLPQHQSYNILIMVLDSGMKYAFE, from the coding sequence ATGCTATCTCTAATAGGAAAAACTCCTATAATAAAACTTAAAAACATAATAAACAATCATAATCTTTATGCTAAATGTGAATGGTTAAACCCTACTGGTAGTATCAAAGACCGTGTTGCAAAATATATTTTAGAAGATTTTATTATCAATAAAAAAATATCATCGAAACAAGCTGTTGTCGAAGCTAGTTCTGGTAACATGGGTACCTCTCTTGCTGCGATCGGTAAATTATATGGCCATCCAGTATATATAACTTGCCCTGCCAAAACTGGGCAAATTAAAAGAATAATGATAAGAAGTTTTGGTGCTAATTTGACTATTTGTAAAGATACTGCTGATTATAAGGATAAAGATTTTTATGTCAATAAAGCTAAACAAATAGCTAAAGATATAAACGGTATATTAATTAACCAGTATGATAATCAACTAAATACTGAATGCCATTACAAAACTACAGGGCAAGAAATAGTTAACTATTTTCTAAATCAGTTATTTAATATTGATTATTTTATAACTGTTGGTGGATCTGGTGGTACAATTACCGGATGCGCAAAAAGGATAAAAGAGATCTATCCTCAAACTAAGGTCATTATGCCAGACCCTAAAGGTTCAGTTTACTATGATATTTTTCATCATGGAGCTCCAATTCAAGAAAACATCCACAGCTATAAAGTAGAAGGTCCAGGTAATCCAGTTTTTTGCAATTCAATGAATCTTTCATATATTGACGAAATAATACAATTTACTGATGACCAAGCGATACAAGGATGTCATGATTTAGCTAATGAGCAAGGTATTTATGCTGGACATAGCAGCGGTGCTAACTATTTTGTTGCCAAAAAGCTAATTGAAAAATTACCACAACATCAAAGTTATAACATCCTCATAATGGTATTAGATAGTGGTATGAAATATGCTTTTGAATAA
- a CDS encoding DUF5993 family protein: protein MPGILVSFVLLFISILTAWFNRRWGVITFSIFLIVSGLVFLHHMTNHLSIYL, encoded by the coding sequence ATGCCAGGCATATTAGTAAGTTTTGTGTTACTTTTCATTTCAATATTAACTGCTTGGTTTAATAGACGTTGGGGAGTCATCACATTCAGCATTTTCCTAATTGTATCTGGACTTGTATTTTTACATCACATGACAAATCACTTATCTATCTACTTATAA
- a CDS encoding disulfide bond formation protein B has translation MQKFIENDLIKALSAIELMGITVTIIAAFYLQFAMDELPCPLCLLQRLGLLAIGFGFLLNIRFNIRPSHYALSLLAAVFTSFVSLRQIALHVTDPVGFGSRILGMHTYSWVFVTSMIAIIYIAIVMSYPRQYELRAPPQEISQAKNNIICIFTKVIFIIFLLVVFANVASTFFECGLHECSDNPTTYLYK, from the coding sequence ATGCAAAAGTTTATTGAAAATGACCTAATTAAAGCTCTAAGTGCTATAGAATTAATGGGAATAACGGTAACTATAATTGCTGCTTTCTATTTACAGTTTGCAATGGATGAACTTCCTTGTCCCTTATGCTTATTACAGCGATTAGGGCTATTAGCAATTGGATTTGGTTTTTTACTTAACATTCGTTTTAATATACGTCCTAGCCATTATGCATTATCACTACTAGCCGCAGTATTTACATCTTTTGTTTCTCTTAGACAAATTGCCTTACATGTTACAGATCCAGTTGGATTCGGTTCAAGAATTTTAGGTATGCATACGTACAGCTGGGTATTTGTAACCTCAATGATCGCTATAATTTATATTGCTATAGTTATGTCATACCCTAGACAATATGAATTACGTGCACCACCTCAAGAAATATCACAAGCAAAAAACAACATTATATGCATTTTTACTAAAGTTATATTTATAATTTTTCTTTTAGTTGTCTTTGCCAATGTAGCTTCCACATTCTTTGAGTGTGGTTTACATGAGTGTTCAGATAATCCTACTACTTATCTTTATAAATAA